A stretch of the Gymnogyps californianus isolate 813 chromosome 15, ASM1813914v2, whole genome shotgun sequence genome encodes the following:
- the SNN gene encoding stannin translates to MSIMDHSPTTGVVTVIVILIAIAALGALILGCWCYLRLQRISQSEDEESIVGEGETKEPFLLVQYSAKGPCVERKAKLTPNGTEVHS, encoded by the coding sequence ATGTCTATTATGGATCACAGCCCCACCACTGGAGTGGTGACTGTTATTGTTATTTTGATTGCTATTGCGGCTCTTGGTGCCTTGATACTGGGCTGCTGGTGTTACCTGCGTCTGCAGAGGATCAGCCAGTCTGAAGATGAGGAAAGCATTGTGGGCGAAGGAGAAACCAAAGAGCCCTTTCTTCTGGTGCAGTATTCTGCTAAAGGACCTTGCGTAGAGAGGAAAGCTAAGCTAACTCCAAATGGCACAGAAGTACATAGCTAA